Genomic DNA from Clostridium sp. BJN0013:
AAGCTCTGGCATTGCCGGGGCTTTTACTATAAAAATTTTTATTTAAAGAATACCTTGCATTTTAATTAAAATTGTTTTCTATATATTGTATGCAATTTAAAAATTTTGAATATACTATTAACTATAGTTATCCTTTCAAATTTTTTTAGCTGGCCTTTGGTCAGCTTTTTACGTGAAATAAAAAAGAAACCTGTACCTCATCAGGATGCAGGTTTTCATAATACTTTACTTTAGATTCTGTCCATAATTCAATCATTCTCATTTTCGACAACTCTCTTTACAGCCTTACTGTACATTTTCTCGTGTTGTTCATCTGCTATAGAAGCAGCTTTACAAAGTTTCAAAATCACTAACATAACACAAAAATATACTATAGTTAATATAATTATCCACATAAAAACTCTCCTAAAATTTTACTTGTATAACACCATCATCCAAACGTTCTTTTTAATTAAACTTTTCTGTATTAAAATAATACTTGAGAATTATGGCTTTTATATGACATGGTAATGTGAACTTAATGTTATGAATCGTATAATAGATTAAAAAATATAAGTGGTCTGTTAAGAACATTAAAATTGCTTTATGCTGTTTTATTTACCACATCTACACTATCTATATTAGGGTCAAATCTCTATGATTTTAAATAGCGTGATATTCTTTATTTTTACTATCCCATTTTTGATTATCATTTAAGCTAAAATGTGCTAATATTTTTAAAAGGATATACCCTCAAAATTACATGCCCCTTTACATCTTTTATATTTATCAAACCAAGTATCCTGCTATCAGTACTATTTCCTCTATTATCTCCTAGCACAAAAATATATCCTTTAGGTACAACATATTCTGTAGTAGAAGAATTAGCTTCAGTAGTAGTACCTTGTGGAAGATAACTTTCCGCAAGTATTTGCCCGTTTAAATAGACTTTTCCGTCTTTTATATTAATTTTATCGCCAGCTATGCCTATTACCCTTTTTATATAGATATCATTATTTTCATTATTAGAATCAAAAATAATAATTTCCCCTCTATTTATATTTCCTATTTCGGTGCTAATCTTCTCTACGAATAGTACATTCTTATCATTGAGTGTGGGTTGCATAGATGGTCCTGTCACAGTTACTCTGGCAAAAACATAATTATGAAATAAAAATGCAAATCCAACAACTAATGAAATAATTAACACGTATTTTTTTATCATCTTAAATATTGTCCTATTATGCAATTGTTATCCTCCTCTCTTATTTAACAAACTTACCCTATTAATTTATAATGAGATTTCTCCATAAAAATTTTATATATTTGCTCAATTTTATAAAAATAAGCCTACCGAGAAAATCCCAATAGGCTTATTCACATTGTAATACTACTATCTATGAGCATTTACTGCTGAATGTACTACTTTTGGTGCTGGTTTAGCTTGTGGTGCCTTAACTTTATGCTTGTTTACTACCTTTTGTACTGGTCTGGCAGGTGCTTTGTATTTAGATTTACAAACTACACCTGGTTTGTTATTGGGAGAACATGCGCTAACTGTCGTAGCAATTCCCGTATTAAGTAACAATGGTGTTGCAAGCATTACAGCTGAGAGTACCTTATATTTCATTTTTAACATTTTTATTACCTCCTGAATTTTTAAATTATTTATTGCAGCTGCTATATTTAATATTCTAGTTATCCTTTATGACAATTTAATGCAACACCCATGTTATTCCAATGTTATCTTAATGTTTTTCTATGTGAAATATTAAGAGATATTGAATATTTCTTGAACTGTTGCTACTCAGTTTGAGCAATAGAAGTATCCTGTGTTGTTTTATCTTCCGCATTTACAACAACTGTAGAGATATTCGTATTCTGCACAACATCAGTTGGTCTTTCCCAGTTCTTCTGGAGTTCTGCTACTGTCTGAAAAATTAGTTCGTCATATACCATCTCTTTATAATCTCCAACTTTTAAATATCCATATTGAACTAATTTCTGTTGCAACCATAAAACTAATAGTATAATTATAATATTAAGTATGCAAGAAAGAGGCTTATTTAAAGAAGTTTTCAGGATTTGCCTATACAAGGAAAGAGGGTAAAAATAATTATTAGAAACAGAAAGACGTTTTGCAATAACCCTGAGTGTAGCCATACAACTTTTGCTGAAAGATTTGATTGGCTTGCCAATAAATCCAAAAAAACCAAGCGCCTTGAAGATGAGATAGTGCATATGTCGCTTAACTGTAGTTCTACAGCTGCAGCAAATTTTTTAAGTAAAAATACAGCTGCTGTCGGTAAAAATACCATCTGTAATCCTTTAAAAAAAGGAAAATTGATAATAAATAAGGATGAAGTTACTGCTGTATGTATAGATGATTTTGTGGTCGTGAAAATAATTATGTGTATTCTTTCTCTTTAGACAAATAATTATTTTCACGGCCAAATAAGAATATTCCGTAGCATTAAATATTTTTAATAATCCTGCATGGATTTCCAGCCGCAATTACATTATCAGGTATATCTTTAGTCACGACACTACCTGCTCCTATGATTACGTTATCTCCAATTTTTACTCCTGGACATATTATTGCTCCACCACCAATCCAGACATTATTTCCTATAGCAATTGGCTTAGCAAACTCTTTACCATTGAGTCTTTCAATAGGGTCAATAGGGTGAGTAGCGGTATAGATTTGAACATTTGGTGCTAAAAGTACATTATCTCCGATTCTAACCTTATTCACGTCGAGTATTATGCAACTATAATTAGCATAAAAATTTTCACCAACTTCAATGTTATAACCATAATCACAATTAAAGGGTGCTTCAATATAAAAAGAGCCTTTAGCATTAATCAATTGCTTTATAATTTCCCTTCTTTTATCTTTTTCACTTGGTCTTGTATGATTAAACTCAAAAACTAAGTTTCTTGCGTATTCTCTTTCTTTGCTCAACTCTTCATCACCAGCGTTATAATAAACACCTGCTAACATTTTTTCCTTTTCGCTTTTCATAATCTTTTCTCCTATCTTCAGTTCAATGATAATATTATCTTTACCCAAAAACATAAATTAAGACATAATAAATTACACTCGTGACGTAAATTAAAAAGATTACGAATAAGTAACATTAATGTTTCTTATTAATTATGTGATTTGGATAATTACTCTTGAGCCCCTAAACCAGTTTAGAGGCTTAAGGAATATTAATCTTCACTTAGATTACTATTTACTATTTTTTATCCGAAGGCTACCATTGCTAATACCCTCATCTTCTTCAAAGTGGGTGATAAGCACTGCTACGCTCCTGGATAAGTTCTTCTAAGGTTCAGATGGAGAAAAGTACTCCTCATAAGCAAATTCCACCTGAACCTAAGAATCACTTGATTTCAATACTACTATACGATTTGTAAAAATCATTTCCATTGTTTATATCATCTATTAATTGTAATCTCTTAAGCCCCTAAATAGGTTTGGACGATTACATCTATATTTATTATAATGTAGAAAGTGATTGGAGGTAAACTATGAAAGGAAAAAGTTATACGAAAGAATTAAAAGAAGAGGTATTAAGAGAAGTGAAAGAAGTAGGAAATGTTTCACTGGTATCAAGAAGACATGGGATCTCAAAATCAACTATATTTACGTGGATAAAGAATTCTAAGGATGAGATTAAAGTTAAGCCTGGTAGAAAAGCTTTAGTTGAGGGAGAAAAAGAACTTGAAAATGAGTTAACAGAGGTAACAAAAGAGAATGATCAGCTAAAAAAATTGTTAGGAGAAAAAGATTTAGAAATAGCAATTCTTAGAGACTTAATAAAAAAATCAAACCCTCAATTAAAGAAAAAGTAGAAATAGCCAAAAAGTATATAGATCAAGGATATAATTCGGTATTTGTACTTAAAGTAGTTAAACTTGGAAGGTCAACATATTACTATAATTTAAGCGTAGAAGGCAGAGAAAAGGCTAGACCTAAGGGTGGAAAGCCAAAAGGATACAGCATAAACGGAGATGGTGAAAAAGTATGCGATGATCAGATTAAGGAATTTATTCTGGAGGCCATTGACGGGGATGCTATTAACTATGGATATAGAAAAATAACTTATCATTTAAAAAAATATTATAATCTTGTGATTAATCATAAGAAGGTTTATCGGCTTTGCAAGGAGCTTAGAATACTTAAAGACCAGAGAATAATTAAAGCTAAAATAAAGAGAAATATTGCGGTTAACAGAACTATAACAGGCTCAAATCAACTATGGGAAATGGATATAAAATATGGCTACATAGAAGGTGAAGATAAATTCTTCTACTTACTAAATTTAATTGATATCTTTGATAGGAGCATTATAGATTACCACATGGGTTTACACTGTGAGGCTAAAAATGCTACAGCACTACTTAGAAAGTGCTTAATAAAAAGAAACTTGTTTGAGGAAGGCTCTAAAAAGCCAGTAATAAGAACAGACAACGGACCTCAGTTTATAAGTCATAAATTTGATGAATGCTGTGAAGAACTTAAAATTGAACATGAGAGAATACCAGTGAAGACGCCAAATAAAAACGCACATGTAGAATCATTTCACAGAATACTTGAGGATGAGTGTTTAAAAATTAATGAATTTCAAAGCTATGTGAAAGCATACAAAATAGTAAATGAATTTATGGAATTCTACAATAATAGGAGATTACATTCAAGTTTAAGATTTATGGCTCCACATGAATTTTATAACCTTTATTTTGGAGAAAACCTAACAAATATTCAAATAAGGGCCTAAATTTAAGAGAAATGAAGAATTTATTAGATTCTGTCCAAAACGAAGGGGTTAATCCGTAATAAACCTTTCTGACCTACAGTAGATAGCCATTTATGTACTTCATGTTTTGCTAAGGTATAATTTAACACTCTTATATCTAAATCATTTGCATAGAATTGCGTATATGAATCTAATTCAGTCATATTAGGTACTTTCACACCATTCTCAGTTTTCCTTATCCACTGCTCTTCAGAATATTGGGGTCTATTATCTACTTGCATTGCCATTCCCTCATCAAACCACACTGGAATCTTTGAACATTTGATCTTATCAATTCTATATGCTAATTCGCTGTGAGTAAGTTCATGGGAAATTACGTTAGTATTTAACCCGTCTGGTCCTAAAATTATATAAGTTTCTACTATAGTTTTTTGTGTAGCACTTGTCCTATTTTCAACGCCAAATTTTTTTAGAGCTGTTGTATCTTTACTAATTATAAAGATAGGGTTAGCATTAAAGCTTCCATATAATTGAGCCACAATATCTTTAGATTTAGAAATATCATTCAATATATTACTTATATCTCCATCAGTAATATCACGTTGTATATAAATATTTTTAGTTACCTCCTTAAAATTTGACAAACTTACCGTATAACAGTTTAATGCATAGACAACTGATCGATTTGATAATATAAAAAATAGAGAAAGAATTGTCATAAGCACTATAGAACTCATAATAACAATTTTCCTCTTTTTCACAAGTAAGTACCTCCCTATAGTTTATTTTAACCATATTCTACTATTTACTAAAAATAGTTAACAAAAATGTTCTCTTTAAATTTACCCCTTTGATTACTATATAAAACATTTATAGTGATCAAATTTGCTGGTATTCCACCTCTAACTCCCCAATTTTCTAAAGGTGGTTCGTTAATAACTATTGATATAGCATTGCCATCTATGCAGCGGTTTATTTTCAAATTATTTACGATTTCCTTTAATGGGTAAATTGCAATTACTATTGTATCATCGTCATAATTAGGAAGTACATTCAATGCCCTTATAAATTCACCTTTAATTATATTAAGATTTATTTCTTTCATTAACTTAATTTGCTGTTTCAATTTACCTGTATCCTTCATTGGTTTTGGTTTTCGGTCAGACATATCAAATGATGCCCATTGACTAATTTTCTCCCAGTAAGGCTGAATAGCATATTTATCCCATAATACCTCATAATCTGCACGTTTTTTTTCCATTTCTAAAATATAGCCCTCCAAATTTTCATAAACTGCTATTATTTCTAACTCCATTCTTTTCTCCTTCTAATAAATTTATAATTAGTTCGCGATTACTTACAACTGTATCTTGTTCTATATTCAAATACTATTAAACACCCTAGACTTATCACTAGTATCTATAACAAGTTCCACATGTTACTATAATAACGCTATATGTCTACATAATGCCACAAATACCTTAATTGCTATTAACTACATGGTATATAATTATATGTATTAAGTAAGGCACTAAAAATACCTTGAAACTATTTTAGATAGATCTGCGTTTTAATATATTTATATCAACTTCATGTTTTCCTGTTATTTCCTTTAAAACTTCTATACTTTCGCCAATATTCTCTGTATCCTTTGAAACAATTGATATTATATATTATTATTTTATTTCTAACAATTATTTTTAAAGCCATAATCTTTTGGTTTAAAATTATTAAATAAAAATATTTTTACTCTAATTACCAATATGTGAATCAACATATACTTGTTTTACCAGCTTTCATAATATATTAGTTCTTGAGGTATATTCATCATATATATGATATATGAAAATTGTTTATCTACATCTATTATGTAAGTTATTTCTGTAATTTTTTATTACTTTATTAATAATAACTCCGGTAAGAATTATCACTGGATATAATATAGCCCAACCTGAAAAAATAAATATAAAAGCTGTTGTAACTAATGAAATAAGACTAATCATAAATTTTTTCTTGTTATCTTTAAATAATGCAACTCCAGCAGCACATCCAGTTAGATATGTCAATAT
This window encodes:
- the lepB gene encoding signal peptidase I is translated as MHNRTIFKMIKKYVLIISLVVGFAFLFHNYVFARVTVTGPSMQPTLNDKNVLFVEKISTEIGNINRGEIIIFDSNNENNDIYIKRVIGIAGDKINIKDGKVYLNGQILAESYLPQGTTTEANSSTTEYVVPKGYIFVLGDNRGNSTDSRILGLINIKDVKGHVILRVYPFKNISTF
- a CDS encoding transposase family protein, with the translated sequence MPIQGKRVKIIIRNRKTFCNNPECSHTTFAERFDWLANKSKKTKRLEDEIVHMSLNCSSTAAANFLSKNTAAVGKNTICNPLKKGKLIINKDEVTAVCIDDFVVVKIIMCILSL
- a CDS encoding sugar O-acetyltransferase; translation: MKSEKEKMLAGVYYNAGDEELSKEREYARNLVFEFNHTRPSEKDKRREIIKQLINAKGSFYIEAPFNCDYGYNIEVGENFYANYSCIILDVNKVRIGDNVLLAPNVQIYTATHPIDPIERLNGKEFAKPIAIGNNVWIGGGAIICPGVKIGDNVIIGAGSVVTKDIPDNVIAAGNPCRIIKNI
- a CDS encoding IS3 family transposase (programmed frameshift) yields the protein MKGKSYTKELKEEVLREVKEVGNVSLVSRRHGISKSTIFTWIKNSKDEIKVKPGRKALVEGEKELENELTEVTKENDQLKKLLGEKDLEIAILRDLNKKIKPSIKEKVEIAKKYIDQGYNSVFVLKVVKLGRSTYYYNLSVEGREKARPKGGKPKGYSINGDGEKVCDDQIKEFILEAIDGDAINYGYRKITYHLKKYYNLVINHKKVYRLCKELRILKDQRIIKAKIKRNIAVNRTITGSNQLWEMDIKYGYIEGEDKFFYLLNLIDIFDRSIIDYHMGLHCEAKNATALLRKCLIKRNLFEEGSKKPVIRTDNGPQFISHKFDECCEELKIEHERIPVKTPNKNAHVESFHRILEDECLKINEFQSYVKAYKIVNEFMEFYNNRRLHSSLRFMAPHEFYNLYFGENLTNIQIRA